One Benincasa hispida cultivar B227 chromosome 5, ASM972705v1, whole genome shotgun sequence genomic window carries:
- the LOC120078817 gene encoding zinc transporter 1 codes for MSKFFFVFIALFLPALVSGGRESCSCDNSDGAATEHNAAKEAMKYKVGSIASVLVAGAAGVSLPLVGKKIRCLRPENDIFFMIKAFAAGVILGTGFIHILPDAFQDLTSPCLGQNPWGDFPFAGFIAMTASIATLMVDTFATSFYQRRHFSKTKQVIADQERADDHAGHVHVHTHATHGHAHGSAAAPTGELSLADLIRYRIISQVLELGIVVHSVIIGISLGASLSPATIKPLLVALSFHQFFEGMGLGGCISQAQFRWRSAAAMATFFSLTAPVGIAVGIGISGVYRDNSRTALMVEGSMNSASAGILIYMALVDLLAADFMNPRMQNNLGLQLGANISLLLGAACMSVLAKWA; via the exons ATGTCTAAattcttctttgtttttattGCCCTCTTCCTCCCTGCTCTAGTCTCCGGCGGGCGGGAGTCATGTAGCTGTGATAATTCCGATGGCGCTGCCACCGAGCACAACGCCGCAAAAGAAGCAATGAAATACAAGGTGGGGTCGATTGCGTCGGTGCTGGTGGCCGGCGCTGCAGGGGTGAGCCTTCCTTTGGTGGGGAAAAAGATCCGGTGTCTGAGACCAGAAAATGACATATTTTTCATGATAAAGGCTTTTGCTGCAGGGGTCATTTTGGGCACTGGGTTCATCCACATACTGCCCGATGCCTTCCAAGATTTGACCTCCCCCTGTCTCGGCCAAAATCCTTGGGGCGATTTTCCATTTGCGGGCTTCATTGCAATGACCGCCTCCATCGCCACCCTGATGGTCGACACATTTGCAACCAGTTTTTACCAGAGACGTCACTTCAGTAAAACCAAGCAGGTAATTGCTGACCAGGAAAGAGCCGATGACCATGCCGGTCACGTGCATGTTCACACGCACGCCACACATGGCCACGCTCACGGATCCGCCGCTGCTCCCACCGGAGAATTGAGTCTTGCTGACCTAATCCGCTACCGGATTATATCTCAg GTGTTGGAATTGGGAATTGTGGTTCATTCGGTAATAATCGGTATATCTCTTGGTGCATCGCTGAGCCCTGCCACCATTAAGCCACTGCTGGTAGCTCTGTCTTTCCACCAATTTTTTGAGGGCATGGGTCTCGGTGGCTGCATTTCCCAG GCACAATTTAGGTGGCGATCAGCGGCAGCAATGGCGACATTTTTCTCACTGACAGCGCCTGTGGGAATTGCAGTGGGAATTGGAATCTCGGGAGTTTACAGAGACAATAGCCGGACGGCTCTGATGGTGGAAGGAAGCATGAACTCAGCATCCGCAGGGATATTGATATACATGGCCCTTGTGGACCTTCTTGCTGCGGATTTCATGAACCCAAGGATGCAAAACAACTTGGGGCTTCAATTAGGAGCTAATATCTCTTTGCTTCTAGGGGCTGCTTGCATGTCTGTATTGGCTAAATGGGCTTGA
- the LOC120077689 gene encoding putative cyclin-B3-1: protein MVATTKAKVCLDAGLPTKDNRTRRSAMGGFMVYTEKDKIKADPSCKKPVTIKKEPSTDCTIQTKGRLQRSEKNTEKFEVSGAKSMRRRALADVSNVRGNSSRKTVQDSSKHKVSTGTRISTAGINISFRKSLGKTKNAGEAVSNLHASEKGRVKDSKGCSVNERDKTDGPCCANTVNARRSLPMLKRMNQTNASNLKEVTEKPEKTNRSQACWTKSGKNAAVLAKNKRSQLWNNRTSDGFIITGQAKVDTSALLKKSSKPITRIMKKASGTREASKPKYAPVAIKLISSTVSSSKIVEPSSSLCENITNVSIQGKDASEPTCNPSTSTDFTFRKKVGRRRSYTSLLVAGAKLLDKCAVVTEMANLPSIDNDYDQMEVAEYVEEIYHYYWLTEAQSSSLSNYLSVQKEITPLMRAILINWLIEVQFKFDLMPETLFLSVTLFDRYLSQVKIKKNEMQLVGLTALLLASKYEDFWHPRVKDLISISAESYTREQMLQMEALILKKLKFRLNVPTTYVFMLRFLKAAQSTNTQLEHLSFYLIELALVEYEALSFRPSLLCASALYVARSTLRISPSWTTLLNKHTRYDASQIRECAEMILKFHQSAQLGQLKVTYEKYMKPNFNGVAAVKPLDKLPL, encoded by the exons ATGGTTGCTACCACCAAG GCCAAAGTCTGCCTGGATGCGGGTCTGCCCACTAAGGATAATCGAACCCGAAGAAGTG CAATGGGAGGTTTTATGGTTTATACGGAGAAAGATAAGATTAAAGCTGATCCCAGTTGCAA GAAACCTGTAACAATAAAAAAGGAGCCTTCAACAGATTGTACGATTCAAACAAAG ggACGCCTGCAACGCTCAGAGAAGAATACAGAGAAATTTGAAGTCTCTG GGGCCAAAAGCATGAGAAGAAGAGCATTGGCAGATGTGAGTAACGTCCGGGGCAACTCTTCTAGGAAAACAGTCCAAGATAGCTCCAAGCATAA GGTTTCAACTGGGACTAGAATTAGCACTGCTGGCATCAATATCTCATTTAGGAAATCATTG GGAAAAACGAAGAATGCAGGGGAAGCTGTTAGTAACTTGCATGCTTCAGAAAAAG GGCGTGTTAAAGATTCAAAAGGTTGTTCGGTCAATGAAAGAGACAAAACAGATGGTCCCTGCTGTGCCAATACTGTGAATGCCag GAGATCTTTACCAATGCTAAAGAGGATGAACCAGACAAATGCTTCGAACCTGAAG GAAGTTACTGAGAAGCCTGAAAAGACCAATAGATCTCAAGCATGTTGGA CAAAATCTGGCAAGAATGCAGCAGTCCTGGCAAAGAATAAAAGAAGTCAGCTATGGAATAACCGAACGAGCGATGGTTTCATTATAAC GGGTCAAGCCAAGGTGGACACAAGTGCACTGTTGAAAAAGTCTAGTAAG CCCATTACAAGGATCATGAAGAAGGCTTCTGGTACTCGAGAGGCATCAAAACCCAAATATGCACCAGTTGCAATCAAATTGATTTCTAGTACTGTATCATCATCTAAGATTGTGGAACCCTCATCATCTCTATGTGAGAATATAACTAATGTGTCCATTCAAGGGAAGGATGCATCTGAACCTACTTGTAATCCTAGTACAAGTACGGATTTCACTTTCAGGAAAAAAGTTGGTCGTAGGAGATCATATACATCCTTGTTGGTCGCTGGAGCAAAG TTGCTGGATAAATGTGCTGTAGTTACTGAAATGGCTAACCTACCTAGTATTGACAATGACTACGACCAAATGGAGGTTGCTGAATACGTTGAGGAGATATATCATTACTATTGGCTTACAGAG GCACAAAGTTCTTCGCTTTCGAATTACTTATCAGTACAAAAAGAAATTACCCCACTTATGCGAGCCATTTTGATCAACTGGTTGATTGAA GTACAATTCAAATTTGACTTGATGCCTGAAACACTATTTCTCTCTGTTACGTTGTTTGATCGGTATCTCTCCCAAGTCAAAATCAAGAAGAATGAAATGCAGTTGGTTGGTCTTACTGCACTGTTATTGGCTTCAAAATATGAAGATTTCTGGCATCCTAGG GTTAAAGATCTAATTAGCATTTCAGCTGAGTCCTACACAAGGGAGcaaatgctacaaatg GAAGCACTCATTCTGAAGAAGTTGAAGTTTCGCTTGAACGTGCCTACTACATATGTTTTTATGTTAAGATTCCTCAAGGCTGCTCAGTCTACTAATACTCAG CTTGAACACTTATCATTTTACTTGATTGAGCTGGCCTTGGTTGAATACGAAGCTCTTAGTTTTAGGCCGTCGTTGTTATGTGCATCAGCTCTATATGTTGCACGGAGTACGCTGCGAATAAGTCCAAGCTGGACCACACTACTAAACAAACATACACGCTACGATGCGTCCCAAATAAG AGAATGTGCTGAGATGATATTGAAATTTCACCAATCTGCTCAATTGGGACAGCTGAAAGTCACGTATGAGAAGTACATGAAACCTAATTTTAATGGTGTTGCGGCCGTAAAGCCACTGGACAAGCTTCCTCTTTGA
- the LOC120078819 gene encoding leucine-rich repeat extensin-like protein 3, which produces MDFTRLCLLLLFVSTCTTDFFPQCDGRSVHRKSKKLQLAKYLDVIGQKVSHVDGATNTQPYVSSPFTLPPFDSLPDNAPPYCSYPPNTPQTPSSPFTYISSPPPPPFYYLPPVLPSQSPPPTPTYGFPPSPPNLTPPYYYEPSPPSNVPSPPSPMVFVPSPPVFQPPVIYPPPSVPPPPHSAPNIALWCVAKPSVPDPIIQEAMNYACGTVADCDSILPNGPCFLPNTLYAHASYAFNSYWQRTKVGGGTCEFGGIAMLVTVDPSYDGCHFIYT; this is translated from the exons ATGGATTTTACCAGACTCTGCCTCCTTCTTCTCTTTGTATCCACTTGTACAACCGATTTTTTCCCTCAATGTG ATGGTAGAAGTGTGCATAGAAAGTCGAAGAAACTCCAGCTGGCGAAATACTTAGATGTAATTGGTCAAAAGGTGAGCCACGTGGATGGTGCGACAAATACCCAACCTTACGTGAGCTCCCCATTCACTCTGCCGCCGTTCGATTCACTGCCGGACAACGCGCCACCTTACTGCTCCTATCCCCCAAATACTCCTCAGACACCTTCCTCGCCCTTCACCTACATTTCATCGCCGCCACCGCCGCCCTTTTATTATCTCCCGCCAGTGCTCCCTTCTCAGAGCCCACCTCCGACCCCAACCTACGGTTTTCCTCCCTCTCCACCCAACCTCACCCCGCCTTACTATTACGAGCCCAGCCCTCCAAGCAACGTTCCGAGCCCACCCTCTCCGATGGTGTTCGTGCCGAGCCCACCCGTGTTCCAACCACCGGTCATTTACCCTCCACCGAGCGTGCCGCCCCCTCCCCACTCCGCACCCAATATAGCCCTCTGGTGCGTCGCCAAGCCCTCCGTGCCTGACCCAATCATTCAAGAGGCCATGAACTATGCCTGCGGGACGGTGGCGGATTGCGATTCCATTCTCCCAAACGGCCCCTGCTTTCTGCCTAACACACTCTACGCCCACGCTTCCTACGCCTTCAATAGTTATTGGCAGAGAACCAAGGTGGGCGGCGGCACTTGCGAGTTTGGTGGTATTGCCATGCTTGTCACCGTCGATCCCA GTTATGATGGGTGTCATTTCATTTACACATAG